Proteins encoded together in one Lysinibacillus sp. FSL K6-0232 window:
- a CDS encoding L-lactate MFS transporter, with amino-acid sequence MNKNRWLIALSAIAIHLSIGGAYAYSVYKLPIVTEMGWSETNVTVAFTIMMGLAGFAAALFGSLVEKMGPRKSAMVAAVLFGAGQAGAGVAIAMDSVVMYWLTYGVLSGLGMGIGYIAPVSTLVKWFPDRRGLATGMAVLGFGSGALITAPVAANLMEAVGISTTYFILGASYFTLMILGASYIAPPKPGYMPANMKAAAENGKAVVKKDLAVMSAREAVKTKHFWMLWSMHLVNVTAGIMMISVASPMAQEIVGLSVAGAAAMVGIMGLFNGGGRLIWAAVSDYIGRSNVFVIFFTAQLITFIVLPHTTNVILFQALIFLVVSCYGGGFSNLPAFASDLFGTKQLGVIHGYLLTTWSLGGIFGPLLVNTIKNTYGSYIPVFYVFAGLIAASLIISITLRANVRKQAALKAAAQNVGNVSTTQ; translated from the coding sequence ATGAATAAAAATAGATGGTTAATTGCATTATCTGCAATTGCGATTCATCTTTCAATCGGTGGAGCCTATGCATACAGTGTGTATAAGCTACCGATTGTTACAGAAATGGGATGGAGTGAAACGAACGTAACGGTTGCCTTTACAATTATGATGGGGCTTGCAGGTTTTGCAGCTGCTTTATTTGGTAGTTTAGTAGAAAAAATGGGACCACGTAAATCTGCGATGGTAGCAGCTGTGCTGTTTGGAGCAGGACAAGCTGGTGCAGGCGTAGCGATTGCAATGGATTCGGTTGTAATGTATTGGTTAACATATGGTGTTTTAAGTGGATTAGGTATGGGGATTGGCTATATTGCGCCTGTATCGACACTCGTAAAATGGTTCCCAGACCGCCGTGGTTTAGCTACAGGTATGGCTGTACTTGGATTTGGCTCAGGTGCGCTTATTACAGCACCCGTTGCAGCTAACTTAATGGAGGCAGTTGGCATTTCTACTACATACTTTATTTTAGGGGCAAGTTATTTCACGTTAATGATTTTAGGGGCTTCCTATATAGCACCGCCTAAGCCTGGTTATATGCCAGCAAATATGAAGGCTGCGGCTGAAAACGGCAAAGCGGTTGTCAAAAAAGATTTAGCTGTCATGTCAGCACGCGAAGCTGTAAAAACAAAGCATTTCTGGATGCTATGGTCGATGCATTTAGTAAATGTAACAGCAGGTATTATGATGATTTCTGTTGCTTCTCCAATGGCGCAGGAAATTGTTGGTCTATCAGTGGCAGGAGCTGCAGCAATGGTAGGCATCATGGGGTTATTTAATGGTGGTGGCCGCTTAATCTGGGCTGCTGTGTCTGACTATATTGGTCGCTCAAACGTTTTTGTTATTTTCTTTACAGCACAGTTAATTACATTTATTGTTTTACCACATACAACAAACGTTATACTTTTCCAAGCACTTATTTTCTTAGTTGTTAGTTGCTATGGTGGTGGCTTCTCAAACTTACCTGCATTTGCAAGTGATTTATTTGGCACGAAGCAACTTGGTGTGATTCATGGTTATTTATTAACAACTTGGTCATTAGGTGGTATTTTTGGACCGCTGTTAGTAAATACGATTAAAAATACTTATGGTAGTTATATTCCTGTTTTCTATGTATTTGCAGGATTAATTGCTGCTTCCTTAATTATTTCTATTACATTACGTGCAAACGTACGCAAACAAGCAGCGTTAAAAGCAGCGGCACAAAATGTTGGAAATGTGTCAACAACACAATAA
- a CDS encoding BaiN/RdsA family NAD(P)/FAD-dependent oxidoreductase: protein MYDVIVIGGGPSGLMAAIAAGERNKKVLLLEKGAKLGKKLAISGGGRCNVTNRLPVEEIVKHIPGNGRFLYSPFTVYNNEDIITFFEGLGVALKEEDHGRMFPVSNRAQDVVDALIRQLQHLHVEVRLHTAVNKLLMDDEKILGVRLADGTEIRSQAVIVAVGGKAVPQTGSTGDGYPWAERAGHTVTTLFPTEVPVTSKEGFIQTRELQGLALRDVAVSVLNNKGKVLVTHQMDMLFTHFGLSGPAVLRCSQFVVKELMKTGYEPVTMRIQTLVNYNEETCLQYLNKLIKAEPKKAVKNIWKGIAPERWLLFLCQRANIDVQLIGADLSQEKMRQLARLLVNFTFTVNGTQSLEKAFVTGGGVSVKEIEPKTMASKKKAGLFFCGEILDIHGYTGGYNITSALVTGRIAGMHAAL, encoded by the coding sequence ATGTATGATGTAATTGTAATTGGTGGCGGTCCATCTGGCTTAATGGCGGCAATTGCGGCAGGAGAGCGTAACAAGAAGGTATTATTGCTAGAAAAAGGCGCAAAGCTTGGCAAAAAGTTAGCTATTTCTGGCGGTGGGCGCTGTAATGTCACAAATCGTTTGCCTGTTGAAGAAATCGTCAAACATATCCCTGGTAACGGTCGTTTTCTTTATAGCCCGTTTACCGTTTATAATAATGAAGATATTATTACATTTTTTGAAGGGCTCGGTGTGGCATTAAAGGAAGAGGATCATGGACGTATGTTCCCTGTATCCAACCGTGCACAGGATGTTGTGGATGCACTAATCCGTCAGCTTCAACATTTACATGTCGAGGTGCGCTTGCATACAGCCGTTAATAAACTCTTAATGGATGATGAAAAAATTTTAGGTGTACGCCTTGCAGATGGCACTGAAATTCGCAGTCAGGCGGTCATTGTTGCTGTTGGTGGAAAAGCTGTACCACAAACAGGCTCAACAGGCGATGGTTACCCATGGGCAGAGCGTGCAGGTCATACTGTCACAACATTATTTCCAACAGAGGTTCCTGTTACCTCCAAAGAGGGCTTTATTCAAACACGTGAACTACAAGGGCTAGCATTACGAGATGTCGCTGTATCCGTGTTAAACAACAAAGGGAAGGTGCTTGTCACCCACCAAATGGATATGCTATTTACCCATTTCGGCTTAAGTGGTCCTGCTGTTTTACGCTGTAGTCAATTTGTTGTCAAGGAATTGATGAAAACAGGCTATGAGCCAGTCACAATGCGTATTCAAACGCTCGTGAACTATAATGAAGAAACGTGTCTGCAATACTTAAACAAGCTTATAAAGGCAGAGCCAAAAAAAGCTGTGAAAAATATTTGGAAAGGCATTGCTCCTGAACGTTGGCTATTATTTTTATGTCAACGAGCAAATATTGATGTCCAGCTAATAGGTGCTGACTTGTCCCAAGAGAAAATGCGTCAGCTAGCACGTTTACTCGTCAACTTTACATTTACAGTAAATGGCACACAATCTCTTGAGAAGGCGTTTGTCACAGGTGGTGGTGTTTCCGTCAAAGAAATTGAGCCAAAAACAATGGCTTCTAAGAAAAAAGCGGGCTTGTTCTTCTGCGGTGAAATTCTCGATATTCATGGCTATACAGGTGGCTACAATATCACCTCCGCCCTTGTAACAGGTCGCATTGCAGGTATGCATGCAGCATTATAA
- a CDS encoding sensor histidine kinase — MKNISLRLKMFIFSFIIVIFSVATSGAIMIHNLAGALEKEFGARAIAIARTVSQLTDVQNNVGKPAGFTVIQPIAERIRLTTDVDYIVIIDMNRIRYSHPSEKRLGTVFEGGDEIEAFSQHEYISKARGVLGYSVRAFVPIMNEEGTKQVGVTTVGLLAPKWYDLVEEYQLDILMSLFWGLAIGLGGSVLVANHLKRQTLNLEPYEIARLVEERSGIIQAMDIGILATDEHANVTFINGLARQYTHFFGHQISRKTLFKGTWLAEDILQQHEAYRPLLMFDQMYLVRTFPIRIMEQNAGYLIMLTDRKEANMLAEELTGIKILVDSLRAQQHEYMNRLHSIAGLIQLERDTEALSLIIDEITDEEEIIQSLHDKIHDYSIQGLLLGKFSRAKELGVELTIDDSSMLVDFISGFSSGDMITIIGNLLDNAMEACFDRTHKDVHLTLIGNKRHLFIEVQDSGKGIAGRPERIFEYGFSTKGKSGHGIGLALVKQIVESNNGVIQVESTVNIGTIITIEIGVTEEQ; from the coding sequence ATGAAAAATATTTCACTACGATTAAAAATGTTTATTTTTTCATTTATTATTGTTATTTTCTCGGTTGCCACAAGTGGAGCCATTATGATTCATAATCTTGCTGGAGCGCTTGAAAAGGAATTTGGTGCACGAGCCATCGCAATTGCAAGAACCGTATCTCAGCTGACAGATGTTCAAAACAACGTGGGAAAGCCTGCGGGTTTTACTGTTATTCAGCCCATTGCCGAGCGCATTCGCCTAACAACGGATGTAGATTATATTGTCATTATTGATATGAACCGTATTCGCTACTCACACCCTTCTGAAAAACGACTTGGCACAGTTTTTGAAGGAGGAGATGAAATCGAAGCATTTTCTCAGCATGAGTATATATCAAAGGCACGGGGTGTTTTAGGCTATTCCGTCAGAGCATTTGTACCTATTATGAATGAAGAAGGTACAAAGCAAGTGGGTGTTACTACCGTTGGACTACTTGCACCAAAATGGTATGACCTTGTTGAGGAATATCAGCTCGATATATTGATGTCCCTTTTTTGGGGATTAGCAATTGGATTAGGCGGCTCTGTATTGGTTGCCAACCATTTAAAACGACAAACCCTTAACTTAGAGCCATATGAAATAGCTCGTTTAGTGGAAGAACGCTCTGGTATTATTCAGGCAATGGATATTGGTATTTTAGCTACAGATGAACATGCAAATGTCACCTTTATTAATGGACTCGCAAGACAGTATACGCATTTCTTTGGGCATCAAATTTCAAGAAAGACTTTATTTAAAGGAACTTGGCTGGCAGAGGATATACTTCAACAGCATGAAGCTTATCGACCACTTTTAATGTTTGACCAAATGTATTTAGTACGCACCTTCCCTATACGCATTATGGAACAAAATGCTGGCTACCTTATTATGCTAACAGATCGCAAAGAAGCTAATATGTTAGCGGAGGAATTAACAGGCATTAAAATACTTGTGGATTCATTGCGTGCCCAGCAGCATGAATATATGAATCGCCTACATAGCATTGCAGGATTAATTCAATTGGAACGGGATACAGAGGCATTAAGCTTAATTATTGATGAAATAACAGATGAGGAGGAAATTATTCAAAGCTTACATGATAAGATTCACGACTATTCTATTCAAGGTTTATTACTTGGTAAATTTTCACGTGCAAAAGAGCTTGGTGTAGAGCTAACTATCGATGACAGCTCAATGCTTGTTGATTTTATCAGCGGCTTTTCCAGCGGAGATATGATAACCATTATCGGTAATTTATTGGACAATGCCATGGAAGCTTGCTTTGACCGTACACATAAAGATGTTCATCTTACATTGATTGGCAATAAGCGCCATCTATTTATTGAGGTACAAGATAGTGGAAAAGGAATTGCTGGCAGACCAGAGCGAATTTTTGAGTATGGCTTTAGTACAAAAGGAAAAAGCGGACATGGTATTGGGCTTGCTCTTGTTAAACAAATTGTTGAATCGAATAATGGAGTGATTCAGGTAGAGTCAACCGTCAACATTGGAACAATTATTACAATCGAAATAGGGGTGACTGAAGAACAATGA
- a CDS encoding DctP family TRAP transporter solute-binding subunit → MWINRLIYISVSVLILLTILLVSCQEDFYPTDNEQLSHEEQIVIRFSHVVGENTPKGMAALKFAELIKERSNGYIEVQVFPNGVLYKDGEELNALLRGDIQMIAPAISKITTLVPEWSVMDLPYAFQNADEVHTYVESDVGQALMAKLNAHNLLPMGVWDSGFKQLSNSIRPIKAVQDLKGLRVRIMPSDILDEQFSIVGAYPKRIDFNTVFHQLQKGNVDGQENTLTNITSKNLYSLQDYLTISNHGYLGYLLLMNHEFWNSLPEDVQTLLIETLEDVQQYEWQLAEDLTMERLEEMEACNCIQIHHLSEKEMEEWAAAFEPVYHYYTNSYGKKYIQALPKNQSQH, encoded by the coding sequence ATGTGGATCAATCGTTTAATATACATTTCTGTTAGCGTTCTCATTTTGCTGACAATTCTGCTAGTTTCATGCCAAGAAGATTTTTACCCTACTGATAATGAGCAGTTAAGTCATGAGGAACAAATCGTTATTCGATTTTCGCATGTAGTTGGTGAAAACACACCAAAAGGCATGGCAGCCTTAAAATTTGCAGAACTAATTAAAGAACGTAGTAATGGCTATATCGAAGTTCAAGTGTTTCCAAATGGTGTTCTTTATAAAGATGGCGAGGAGCTAAATGCACTATTACGTGGTGATATTCAAATGATCGCCCCTGCTATTTCAAAAATTACAACACTTGTACCGGAATGGTCTGTTATGGATTTACCTTATGCATTTCAAAATGCAGATGAAGTTCATACATATGTTGAGAGTGATGTTGGTCAAGCATTAATGGCTAAATTAAATGCCCATAATTTATTGCCAATGGGCGTGTGGGATAGTGGATTTAAGCAGCTTAGCAACAGCATTCGACCAATTAAAGCTGTGCAAGATTTAAAGGGCTTGCGTGTAAGAATTATGCCTAGTGATATTTTAGATGAACAATTTTCGATTGTTGGCGCCTATCCGAAACGTATTGATTTTAATACTGTTTTTCACCAGCTCCAAAAAGGCAATGTTGATGGTCAGGAAAATACGCTAACGAATATTACGAGCAAAAATTTATATTCGTTGCAAGACTATTTAACAATTAGTAATCATGGCTATCTTGGTTATTTACTATTAATGAACCATGAATTTTGGAACTCCCTTCCAGAGGATGTGCAAACATTATTAATTGAAACATTAGAGGACGTACAACAATACGAATGGCAGCTTGCAGAGGATTTAACAATGGAGCGGCTAGAAGAAATGGAAGCATGTAATTGTATCCAAATTCATCATCTATCTGAGAAAGAGATGGAGGAATGGGCAGCTGCCTTTGAGCCTGTCTATCACTATTACACAAATAGCTATGGCAAAAAGTATATTCAAGCACTTCCAAAAAATCAATCACAGCACTAA
- the asnB gene encoding asparagine synthase (glutamine-hydrolyzing), giving the protein MCGFIGYINGTNVIDHHQTIENMMNTIIHRGPDSGGIHSDDKVTLGFRRLSIIDLSEVANQPLYSEDGNIVLVFNGEIFNFQELRADLIEKGHTFKTQSDSEVLIYGYVEYGVDFVKKLRGMFAFCIWDKKNDLQFIARDGFGIKPLYYSEHTTDGTFIFGSEIKSFLPHPSFIKELNKKALRPYLTFQYSAMDETFFKGVFKLPPAHYMLIQNGQKQLVQYWDKKFHAQEAPIDKYIADIRSTVKESVEAHKISDVKVGSFLSGGIDSSYITSLLRPDKSFSVGFADYEDMFNETHHAKALSDELNIQNERKYITAEECFEALPKIQWHMDEPQSNPSSVPLYFLSELASKDVTVVLSGEGADEIFGGYSWYQNSGRMQKYEKLPQGLRKKLRGIAEALPKNAYTNFLVKGGQTVEERFIGEAVVWDEVDAIHVLKPDYKNAPSVKSITKRIYDEVPGDDDVTKMQYLDLNLWMPGDILLKADKMSMAHSIELRVPFLDKEVMELAKNIPSRYRVNDIDTKYVLRQAAHQELPEEWAKRPKLGFPVPIRHWLREEKYYNMVKEMFTTDFANEFFDTKQLVGYLDEHYTGKANRARYIWTAYVFLVWYKKFFVDM; this is encoded by the coding sequence ATGTGCGGATTTATTGGTTATATTAATGGAACAAATGTGATTGATCATCATCAAACAATTGAAAATATGATGAATACAATTATTCACCGTGGACCAGATAGCGGTGGTATTCACAGTGACGATAAAGTAACATTAGGTTTTCGTCGATTAAGTATTATTGACTTATCAGAAGTAGCGAATCAACCATTATATAGTGAAGACGGCAATATTGTGCTTGTTTTTAATGGAGAAATTTTTAATTTCCAGGAGCTACGTGCAGACCTAATTGAAAAAGGTCATACATTTAAAACACAATCTGATAGTGAAGTTCTTATTTATGGTTATGTAGAATATGGCGTAGATTTTGTGAAAAAGCTACGTGGAATGTTTGCCTTCTGTATTTGGGATAAAAAGAATGATTTACAGTTTATTGCTCGTGATGGCTTTGGGATTAAGCCATTGTATTATTCTGAGCATACAACAGACGGTACATTTATTTTCGGATCGGAAATTAAATCATTTTTACCACATCCTTCATTTATTAAGGAATTAAATAAAAAGGCATTGCGCCCTTATTTAACATTCCAATATTCTGCAATGGATGAAACATTCTTTAAAGGCGTTTTTAAATTGCCACCAGCACACTATATGCTGATTCAAAATGGTCAAAAACAGCTTGTCCAATATTGGGATAAAAAATTCCATGCACAGGAAGCGCCAATTGACAAATATATCGCGGATATACGTTCAACAGTGAAAGAATCTGTAGAGGCACATAAAATTAGTGATGTAAAAGTTGGCTCATTCTTATCAGGTGGTATTGACTCAAGCTATATTACTTCTTTATTGCGCCCTGATAAATCTTTCTCAGTGGGCTTTGCAGACTACGAGGATATGTTTAATGAAACACATCATGCAAAGGCATTGTCAGATGAATTAAATATTCAGAATGAACGTAAATATATTACAGCAGAAGAGTGCTTTGAGGCTTTACCGAAAATTCAATGGCATATGGATGAGCCACAGTCCAATCCATCTTCTGTACCGCTTTACTTCTTATCAGAGCTTGCCTCTAAAGATGTAACGGTTGTACTATCAGGTGAGGGTGCTGATGAAATTTTCGGTGGCTATTCTTGGTATCAAAACTCAGGCAGAATGCAAAAGTATGAAAAGCTTCCACAAGGCTTACGTAAAAAGCTACGTGGTATTGCAGAAGCTCTACCGAAAAATGCCTATACGAACTTCCTTGTCAAAGGCGGCCAAACAGTAGAGGAGCGCTTTATTGGGGAAGCGGTTGTTTGGGATGAAGTAGATGCTATTCATGTATTAAAGCCAGATTATAAAAATGCGCCATCCGTTAAGTCGATTACAAAGCGCATTTATGATGAAGTGCCTGGTGATGACGATGTCACAAAAATGCAATACTTAGACTTAAACCTTTGGATGCCTGGCGATATTTTATTAAAGGCAGATAAAATGAGTATGGCACACTCGATTGAACTACGTGTACCATTTTTAGATAAAGAAGTGATGGAATTAGCGAAAAATATTCCATCAAGATACCGTGTCAATGATATTGATACAAAATATGTACTACGTCAGGCTGCACATCAGGAATTGCCAGAGGAATGGGCAAAACGTCCGAAGCTTGGCTTCCCAGTACCGATTCGCCATTGGTTACGTGAAGAGAAATATTATAATATGGTTAAAGAAATGTTTACAACTGACTTTGCCAATGAGTTTTTCGATACAAAGCAATTAGTCGGCTATTTAGATGAGCATTATACAGGTAAAGCAAATCGTGCGCGTTATATTTGGACAGCCTATGTATTCTTAGTATGGTATAAAAAGTTCTTTGTGGACATGTAA
- a CDS encoding AIM24 family protein yields MGKFSLNEFVRQTQQDDNENDYFELETERVLEVNLNGDVWSKMGAMISYTGDIKFERERVLEHGLGKMFKKALTGEGTQLMKASGKGRLYLADQGKKITVFDLNNESLCVNGNDLLAFEPSIEWDIRLMRKMAGIMSGGLFNVTLQGKGKVAITTHFEPLTLLVKPGETVYTDPHATVAWSGNLTPEFKTDISFRTFIGRGSGESIQMAFSGEGFVIIQPFEEVYMSGES; encoded by the coding sequence ATGGGGAAATTTTCTTTAAATGAATTTGTTCGTCAAACACAGCAGGATGATAATGAGAACGATTATTTTGAGTTAGAAACAGAACGCGTATTAGAGGTTAATTTAAATGGTGATGTCTGGTCTAAAATGGGTGCAATGATTTCCTATACAGGTGATATTAAATTTGAACGTGAGCGTGTACTGGAGCATGGGCTTGGTAAAATGTTTAAAAAGGCATTAACAGGTGAAGGCACGCAATTAATGAAAGCGAGCGGAAAAGGTCGTCTATATTTAGCAGACCAAGGAAAGAAAATTACTGTTTTTGATTTAAACAATGAAAGTCTTTGCGTCAACGGTAATGATTTATTAGCATTTGAGCCTAGCATTGAATGGGATATACGTTTAATGCGAAAAATGGCAGGGATTATGTCAGGTGGCCTATTTAATGTCACATTACAAGGTAAAGGCAAAGTTGCCATTACAACACATTTTGAGCCATTAACATTATTAGTAAAGCCGGGGGAAACGGTCTATACAGACCCACATGCAACGGTTGCATGGTCAGGCAATTTAACACCTGAGTTTAAAACAGATATTAGCTTCCGTACATTTATTGGTCGTGGTAGTGGTGAATCGATCCAAATGGCATTTTCAGGAGAAGGTTTTGTGATTATCCAGCCATTTGAAGAAGTATATATGTCAGGTGAAAGCTAA
- a CDS encoding response regulator: MSNLSVFIVEDDPMVLEVNKVFLTRLNGFQLVGESVNGHDAYQQILKKQPNLVLLDMFLPDMTGMELFLKLRAERIPSDIIMITAARDAPTVQEALRLGAIDYLIKPFRFERFERALQQYKNSTKKLQSSQTFRQEDIDQWLGIQLESLELPKGLNELTMQQILDYLTTHQTAITSEQLAQNVGMARVTVRKYLDFLATKGTVKIELQYGAVGRPTKYYSIK; this comes from the coding sequence ATGAGTAATCTTTCCGTATTTATCGTAGAGGATGATCCAATGGTACTTGAAGTAAATAAAGTTTTTTTAACAAGATTGAACGGTTTTCAGCTTGTAGGTGAATCTGTAAATGGACATGATGCCTACCAACAAATTCTAAAAAAACAACCGAATTTGGTTTTATTAGATATGTTTTTACCAGATATGACAGGCATGGAGCTATTTTTAAAACTTCGTGCAGAGCGTATCCCCTCTGATATTATTATGATTACTGCCGCAAGAGATGCACCTACAGTACAGGAAGCACTTCGATTAGGGGCTATTGACTATCTTATTAAGCCTTTTCGCTTTGAACGATTTGAAAGAGCTCTGCAACAATATAAAAACTCTACGAAAAAGCTTCAAAGCTCACAAACATTTCGCCAAGAGGATATCGATCAATGGCTTGGTATCCAGCTTGAATCATTAGAGCTTCCAAAAGGGTTAAATGAGCTAACAATGCAGCAAATTCTTGACTATTTAACAACACACCAAACAGCCATTACTTCTGAGCAGCTTGCTCAAAATGTTGGAATGGCTAGAGTGACTGTACGAAAGTATTTAGATTTTTTAGCGACAAAGGGAACTGTAAAAATTGAATTACAGTATGGAGCAGTTGGTCGTCCAACCAAATATTATTCTATTAAATAA